From Punica granatum isolate Tunisia-2019 chromosome 1, ASM765513v2, whole genome shotgun sequence:
ACTGGACAAATTTTGGGTTTAATTAGACCATATTTTTAGTCTCTAATTGCCGAATCTTCTCTCATAAATACTTTTAGGCCGTCTATGGCACTCTTTTTGAAGCAGAGCATCGGTCTACCTTCTACATCCCCTACTGGAAAGTTCCATTAGCGAGGTGGATAGTTCCGAGGCAACGGAAGTTCCATAAAGACCTCAAGGTCATCAATGACTGTCTTGATGGGCTCATCAGAAATGCAAAAGAAACACGACAGGTTGGAACATAAGATATTTAGATCAAATTTTCTAATTGGAAAAGGACATATATCTTAAATGCAGCTGCTTTTTATTGGCATAAGTTCTTCCAATAGAGATTTGGTGTTAGAATCCAACGTTACACAGATATCGTGTGTCTCAGTTTTGAATTAGTTCTTGTAAGAAAATGCAGAATTCTATGTGTCTGAATGCTGAGAAATTTAAATGAATGGTTACTAGATAAAGTTTCAGGAATGACTGACGACTGTGGGCAATCGATGCAATTGCCTGAGTGAATTGAAACCTGCTCTAAACGCTAAACATATATGAGCAGAAGTTTCGAAGACTGAACATATTGTATATTATTCTAGGAAGCAGATGTCGAGAAGCTGCAGCAGAGGGACTATTTAAACCTTCAGGTAAGTATACCTAAATATCCTCCATTTGAGATCAGAAATGCTAATTGTAAAATCAAAGTTTCACATTGTTTTCAGGATGCGAGCCTCTTGAGGTTTCTGGTTGACATGCGGGGTAGTGATGTAGATGATCGTCAGGTACGTGTCGGTTATTCATGGGTATCCGCTGCTTGCTTTTTGTGTTTCCTGAACTATCTTATTAAACAGCTAAGGGATGACCTCATGACGATGCTCATTGCTGGACATGAAACAACAGCTGCTGTTCTTACATGGGCTGTGTTCTTTCTAGCACAGGTATCATTGATAGCCCATGAATTCCATAATAAAGATTGTTCCTAATATCTGATTTGCTGAAGTTTCGTGATTTTGCTGTTTACCTTTTTCAGGGCATATTGCTTGTTTCGTTTAAAATTACCTTTTTGAATTCTTAATGCAGAGCCCCTCTAAAATGCGAAAAGCGCAGGCAGAGATTGATGCAGTGCTCGGCCAGAAGATGCTAACTTATGAATCTCTCAAAAAATTGGAGTAAGCTCATCTTTTTATCGATCCATCTAGTTTTAATGTATTAGTGTATGCTCATTGTTCAATGAATATATACgtatacataaataaaaaaagagggcATTCACATTGTTCTCAAGTTTTTTGTCCGgctgagaaaaataaaattattaaaaaaaaaaaaatgagcatCCCCAGTAGATAAGCTCCAACAAACATCGGGAACATTTCCAATTTTCCAATAATTATCAAATGGAATTTACTCAATTGAGCAAGCACCATTTCAGACTTCGTTACAGAGTCAGTTGAATTGTATGCTTTTCAGGTACATAAGACTTATCATAGTAGAGGCACTGCGTCTGTATCCTCAGCCCCCTTTGCTCATCAGACGATCCCTCGAATCCGATCTATTGCCAGGTATTCCTGACCATTGACATCATCAATACTCTTGCTAAAACCATTGTCAGTTTGGAGAATCAGAAAAGGCATGCTCTCTTAAATTTCCATGATCTTAGGTATATCCAATAGAAGACTGCTGCACTGCAATTTGAAATTGCTTGGAGCAAATAATCCATTCGATTGAGATAATCTTGGTTGCATTAATGATATTTACAGGAGGCCACGGGGGTGGCAAAGACGGCTATGCGATTCCTCCTGGAACTGACATCTTTGTTTCTGTGAGTAGAAGCCCAATCTGATTTTGCTTTGGCTTAATAAACATAATTTTGCATCATACCccttttcatttatttcaggtgtataaccttcatagaTCTCCATATTTTTGGGATAATCCAAACGATTTTGAACCAGAGAGATTCTTGAGGCAAAAGAAGAGCGAAGGCATTGAAGGATGGGCGGGATTTGATCCATCTAGAAGTCCGGGAGCACTCTATCCGAATGAGGTTAATTAACTACCTGATAAATCTGCTATCTGGTCTTCATAATACTGGAAAAAAGGGAAACCTAAAACTTACAGTCCTAttccccccctcccccctccttctctctctttaattCTAAATTTTTGGGTCTGCTCTTCATTTTTCTCAGATAGTATCGGATTTCGCATTTTTGCCCTTCGGCGGCGGGCCTAGGAAATGTGTCGGAGACCAGTTTGCTCTCATGGAGTCCACGATAGCGTTGGCAATGCTCCTGCAGAAATTCGATGTGGAACTCAGAGGGCCTCCCGAGTCTGTGGAACTCGTCACAGGAGCAACTATTCATACCAAGAGCGGGATGTGGTGTAGATTGAGGATGAGATCCGATGTGAATCAGTGAATAATATACAGGTTAATTACCCAGAAAAGCAtgacatttatatttttttttaaatatagcacgagTGCACGACTTACAGAAAATAACACATAAATGTacgatttttgttttttttttcctaaatatagtacAATCCTAAAAAAACAACACAGAAAATTACGACCTTTAGGTATAGTGGTAACAGTTAATGGCATATGGTGGTCCAACATGATTGGACGAATGggtttcatatatttttatttaattaaaaataattctaaaaatttttaaaatagagaagaagacttttttagtaaaaaaaaaaaagaaaagaaaaaaaagaagtggaTTGTAGATTGTGGAGCGCGATTGGGGCCCTCACTGCTGAAATGAAAAAAGTTCATAATTTCGGGACCCTTTCGATTCCAGTAGCAGATGTCCCAATTACAGTCACTCACCACATAATTAGAGTCGTGCTGAGGTCAACAATCCCAATTAAGGTCAACAATCCCAATTAAGATATAGTAGCCACCACTATCGGCCCCTTCCCCCATTCCTATTATTAAGTTGAAttcccctttcttttcttttaaatttttttaattttaattaaatataaacatGTTGGGTCTACTCTTCCGATCATGTTATACCACGTAGCATCGTTAGCTCCATATTAGCCGTTACTGTTATATTCTGACGAAATAATTGACGTCGTGCAAGATGTGCAACTAAATGCCTTTCTATGcatgctatatttagaaaataaaagtgcaAATGTCGTGCGTTTCTGTGCTACTCTCAAAAGGTCGAgctatattttgaaaaaaatgtaaatgccGTTTCTTTCTATGCTATTTTTCAAAGAtcgtgttatatttagaaaaaaaatgcaaaggtcgtacttttttgaataattaaccCTAATATATACGAAAAAAGGCAAATTAGTGAGTTGATTAGTCCTTTCACCGCATGCATGATAAGCATTTCAGAGATCCGCACTTCTCATGAATCATGATAAATTGCATAAATCGGTGGCAGAATCCTTAgtaaggatatatatatatatattagaatatCAAAAGGATTCTTCAtgttatattacatatatgatTATAACTACCGCGTATATTCTTATAAAAGTGCGATCAACTGAATGAAAAACCAAAATTAATCTGCccattatttataataatatcagccCACCATTGATTCCAAATCCAAAGCTAATCAGACGATCTAACTTCATCTAGATACGAAACATATATAAAGAGCTCATCTGATATTCATAAATTACTttatatttgaatatttttcataatctgAGTTATTTTTCTGAAAAGAAATCCCAAGAAAAGGAGGATTATAACCCAGAAAATTTGGGTGAACGATTTATACAGAGATTATTTGAGAAAATCTAGCAATAGCagaatatatacacatacgtCCCTTTTCCATATGCCTTTCATATCTTTCTACAACATTCAGAGAGCGAATTCGTTCGAAGTATGGCGGATCTACTCTTTATTTCGCATCAGGTTGGCCTGCCGCATCAGATTGGCCAGCCTTGCGGGAAACACCTGCCGCACGCCGGCAGGAGGGAGCATGCACACTGGAGATGCCCACAGCCGGGCTGGTGCAAATTGAACGTGGATGGGAGTTCGTTTGGGAATCCAGGAAAAGGCGGAGCTGGAGGACTCATCCGAGACGAAGGAGGCGACTGGGTGGTTGGATTCTCGGCCTACATCGGCTTCAAGACGGCTTTCAAGGCGGAGTTGTACGCAATCAAGCATGGACTCGGCCTTCTCCTCAACTACGCAGAGGGAACCAAAGTAGAAGGCGTCATCATCGAGTCAGACTGTCTGAGAGCAGTCGAGATGATTAATGAACGGAAGGATCATCCCGGTTACACTTCGAAGATTGCCGAAGATCGAGAGTTCA
This genomic window contains:
- the LOC116192538 gene encoding cytochrome P450 97B2, chloroplastic, producing MATAASASPFMLQLLPSAASSAFFNGSPQRSHFAHLGISRSHLFHSPAPRLRGSSLIRCQSTSTNEPKTKRNLLDNASNLLTNLLSGGSLGSMPVAEGAVSDLFGRPLFFALYDWFLEHGSVYKLAFGPKAFVVVSDPIVARHILRESAFSYDKGVLADILEPIMGKGLIPADLETWKQRRRVIAPGFHALYLEAMAKVFTRCSERTILKFENLLKGTNACGEDEIELDLEAEFSSLALDIIGLGVFNYDFGSVTKESPVIKAVYGTLFEAEHRSTFYIPYWKVPLARWIVPRQRKFHKDLKVINDCLDGLIRNAKETRQEADVEKLQQRDYLNLQDASLLRFLVDMRGSDVDDRQLRDDLMTMLIAGHETTAAVLTWAVFFLAQSPSKMRKAQAEIDAVLGQKMLTYESLKKLEYIRLIIVEALRLYPQPPLLIRRSLESDLLPGGHGGGKDGYAIPPGTDIFVSVYNLHRSPYFWDNPNDFEPERFLRQKKSEGIEGWAGFDPSRSPGALYPNEIVSDFAFLPFGGGPRKCVGDQFALMESTIALAMLLQKFDVELRGPPESVELVTGATIHTKSGMWCRLRMRSDVNQ